The window CTTACAGTTATAGTAATTGGACATTTGGGATATTATGCGAATTTCGTAAGAAACAAAGTATTAGAGGAATTGAAAGAAGATTATATACTTCTAGCTAGAGCTAAAGGTCTTTCTAAATTTCAAATAATAGTTAGACATCCACTTAAAAAGATAATGCCATCTATTATAATACTGATGTCTTTGTCTTTTAGCCATCTAATAGCTGGCGGTTTTGTTGTAGAGTACATATTTTCATATCCGGGTCTTGGACAATTAATATTTGAATCAGCTAAGTATCATGATTATCCTCTTTTAATGGGAGGAGTTATGTTAACGGGTATTATAGTTGTATTGGCAAGTTTAGTATCTGACATATTAAGTAGCTTGATAGATCCAAGATTAAAAGAGAGAGGAATGAATTAAAATGGATTTTACCCCTATTGGAGTTTTAAGAGAAAATGGTAATCTAGAAAAAAAGAAATTTTCTTTTAAGAATTTAAGATTTAAAGGAGATATATTTATTTCTCCTCTTGTATTATTTATAATAGTATCTTTATGCATGTTAGCACCTTTAATCACGAGTATAGACCCAACCAATATGGAATTATCTAAGGTGTTTACATCTCCGTATAGAGGACATATATTTGGAACTGACCATTTAGGAAGAGATATATTTTCAAGAGTATTATATGGAGGAAGAATATCTATTATTATAGGGGTATTATCTATGGTTATATCTACTGTAATAGGAGCTACATATGGAAGTATAAGTGGTTATTGTGGTGGAACTATAGATGACATTATGATGAGATTCATAGATATAATGATTAGTATTCCATCTTTACTTATAATGACACTTATTCAAGCTATACTTCAAAGTAACAATATTAGCAGCATTATATTTGTAATAAGTATAACTAGTTGGATGAATATAGCTAAGATAGTAAGAGGAGAAGTTCTTGAATTAAAGCAGAGAGAGTTTGTTTTGGCATCTAAGATTATGGGTGCAGATTTTATATACATAATGAAGAAGCATCTGATACCTAATTATATGACTAGCATAATATATATGTCAGCAATAAATTCAGCTAATGCAATTATGGCAGAAACTACACTTAGTTTCTTAGGATTAGGACTTCCTATAGATGTACCTTCTTGGGGATCTATGCTTATGGATGCTAGGGAGAGTATACTTTTAAATAAATGGTGGGTTGCTTTATTTCCAGGAGTGTTTATGATAAGTACTATATTTTGTATAACTAATATAGGAGAGTATATAAGAGTTAAAAATAATAGAAGATTTAATAATATATAAAATTCGTCTAGTTAAAAATCTAGCTTTTATAGATAAAATATTCTGTAAATTGAAAAGTTGGTAATAATTACATAAAACGTTTATTGTAAATATATTGATTAATTTTCTGTAAAAAATTATAATATATGTGCATATATCATAATTTTTTACAGAAAATAATAAGCGATGGGGGAATCATATATGTTAAGACAGATCAAGGTAACTATCAACATGGAAGTTAATATTAATGAAGAAGAACTGATTTTAAATGAGTTAGTAAATAATAAAGATGCTATGAATGAGTATGTGAATAATGAAATTATTACTGTTTTAGAAGATATAGATGAAAATAAACTTGAATACATAGGACTTAGTAGAAAGATTAAAGATTCTCATATGAAAAAAGTATTACATAATATAGAAGAAGATGAAATTTTAGAAAACATAGAGAACATTCAAAAGAATATAGTTACAAAAATAAAGAGCATAGAGATTGCATAAAGTGAAAAGCTTATCTTTAGATTTAATCTAAAGATAAGCTTTTTTGATTTATATTAGATAATATATATTTGTCCTTTAATGATTTATATATAATATCATTTGTGTTAGTATATGTTTTTTTATATCTGTGTTTATATTCATCTATATATTCTACATTCAATATGTTTTCAGGATGTTTAAATTCACTCATGACACTGTTTACTGAGTTTGTATTATAAAATAGATTTAAGTTTTTTTCTATATTTTCATCATCCATATTATCATCACGCATAGATATATAATCTCTAACACATTTATAGTGATTTATAATATTTTTATTATAATATTTTGGATTCAAAGATTTTAAGTATTTATTAAAGTGATTGTAAGATTTACCAAAATTTTTATGATTATAATTTAATGCACTTAAAAATAATTCTATATTGGAATAATACCAAGGGGTATTATGGTCATTATCTAAATTCAATATTTGGGTTACAGACATATTTGGATTGTATCCAGCTTCATTTATCAAATCTATTAAGTTTGATATATCTTCATTTGATAGATTATTTAAATTGTTTATAAGTTTTTTTATTTGAATATAATTGATATGATTATCTAGTGAATCTAAGTCATCGAATTTATCTACTTCACTAAGGCCTGGAACTATTACATGATAAGAAGGAAAATCTAAAAAAGAACAGTCTCTAACAAATATATTAAAGTTTTTATCATTCAATAGTTTCACAATATGATTTAGTATTTCTTTGTTATCTAAAGTTGAAGTATCTTCAAACTCATTGAAATCATAATCAGATTTTGAACCAAAAAATTCCCTTGGATAATAGCCAGATCCATTGATTAGTATTCCAAGTAAATTTTGATGTTCATCAGATAAATTATTTTTGTATGAGTAATCTTTAAGACCCATCATATTGTTTATATCCTGTCCTTGCAAAAGTTCTGTTAAGGTTCTTTCTAATGATATTTCAAATACTGGATGAGAGCCGAATTTAATAAAGTAGTTTTGATTATCTTTATTTATAAATATAACAGCTACTACTGGGTAGTTTTCATTTAATGAGCAATCTTTTACTATAACCTTGTAGTTTCCTTTAGACTCTATTTGATTTATCATTGAATCTAATCTTGGAAAATTTTGTATATATGTTCTTGGGATATCTGGTGGAGTTATCTTTTCATTTATTATAACTTGATTGACATGTCTTTCTAAGATTTCGGATATACCTTGAATTAAAGCTTCTTCAAATGTATTCCCCGCGCACATTCCATTTGACATATATATTTTTGATACCATGTTAACAGGTATGTAGGATAGTTTATTTGTATTTAAATTTTTATAAGGAATACTTACAAAATCAAGAGGAGTATGTTCATAGGATGTTTTAGACCATTTGTTTAATAGGTCGTATGTGTCGGTTTTAGAGTTCAAATTATTTATTTGATATGAGAACCAATCATCATTTCTTTTTATAAGGTCATCTACACTTAGGTATTCTTCATCAGGAGCGTAATAAAAGTCTTTATATGACATAGCATTTTCTGTTAGAGTATCATTTAATCTAAAGAAAGTCTGGTTTTGAATTCTTTCCATAAGTTCTGCATAAGCACTTGCAAGAGCGTATTCATGAGACGTTCCTTTTCCATTAGTTGCAATTGAAGTATTTGCAATTTCAACTCGTACAGAACAAAATCCTTTAGCCGAGTTTTTCCAATCAGTTTCTATTGTAACAATTCCTAAATCAGAAAGTATTTTTCTTATTTTGTTTACAGTATTGAGTGGTAGTTCATCTTTGTATTTTCTATCTTTTAGTGAACTCAAATTAATCACCTCTTTACTTTTTTGAATTTAATTTTGAATCTAAAAGTATATTGATTTCTTTGAATAAATTGAACATCATATTATTAAATTCTTTGGTAGATTGGAAAAATTCGGTTACTTGAGGTATTTCGTGTAATGCCTTGAAATCATTGTTAAGTCTCATCATTTCTGAATTTAATTGTTCTTTTGACAGTTTTGATTTTTGCATTTTTAATTGTCTTTTTTTAAAATCGTCTACTTGTTTTTTTAAGTTTTTGTTTTTATCTATATTTCGTTTTGCATTTTTAAGATTCATAAATTCATCGGTATCACAAATGAATTCTACTAATTCCTTGGTTTTATTGTTCATAAAATCACCTCCGATTAAAAATAAAATATACTTTAACATTATATTCAGAGAAAAACAAAATGTGATTATAAATTATGGATCATCGTAAAAGTTCTAATATTGGAATTATATTCATATAATTATAAAAAGATTTGGAGGTGATGGGATATGAAAATTAAATGGAACACTAAGGCGGTATTGTATGGAATTATCGCGATTATACTAGTTGTTGGGAGTTTTTTAGTAGTTCCCAAATTTTTAGGTGATAAAGCTGAAGCTGTAGAGTTTACAATAGTAGAAAGAGACAGCATACCAGATAAAATACTTGATATAATGCCGAAATACGTTAATGAAGAAAGAGCGCTTGCTTGCAAAATTAAGGATAAAGTATATGTAATAGTTACAAGAGGAGAAAATAAAGATTACGGAGTTGAGATAGACAAGATTGAAATGGTCAAAGAAGATGACAAGACCAATATGAAGGTTTATTCTGTTTATAAAAAGCCAGAAGATTCTCATCCGTACATAGTAGTTGAAAGTAGCTTAGTAGAGCTTCCTGATAAGGTAGAATTGATTAGTAGCTTTGAGGATAAATAAATTTACTTTGAATAATTTATAAGATAACCATATTTATGTGTTTAATCCAAAACAAATGGCATTAAAATACCGCTAATGTTGTAAATATTTTTAATAAAACTAAGAATCTCATCTTATTGAATATCCTAAAAGTTCTAAACTCCCTAGAGGTCAAACAACGAACTTTTTTAACGTATATTCAAACGCTGTAATTCAAGTTTTATACAAAAATATTTAAACCATTTGCTAACATTTTAATGCCATTTATTTTTTTAGTGTGTTTTTAGACTTTATATATCATTTGAGAAAGTCCAATAATCTAAAAAGCATTCATTTGATAAAAAACTGATGACAAATATTATGTCGTCAGTTTTTTTTTTGTTTTTTTGGTAAGACTAATAAAAAAGTCTTTGCTTTAAAGATTTTAGTTTTAAACTTTTTTAAAATTGCATGGCGCCAACGAGTCTTTGCAGACTCCGTTGCTTAAAATTCGTAACGGAAATTATAAAAATTAAGATTAATATGAAAACATGAAAAAGGAGTTTTGTATGAAAACTATAGACAAGTTCAAAATTGATATAAAAGATTTAAAAAATGAATATGATATTAATAAATTAGATTTTGATACAACAGAGGATATAAGTCCCCTTAAGGGAATAATAGGGCAAAATAGAGCTGTGTGTGCTATGGATTTTGGGCTTAACATAAAAAGAAGAGGATACAATGTATATGTAGCTGGTATGAGTGGAACTGGTAGAACTAGCTATACTATGTCTATGATAGAAAAACTAGCTAGATATAAAAGAGATAACTTCGACTATGTTTATGTATATAATTACAAAAGTCCTAATGAACCTATATCTCTTAAATTTAGAACTGGCAATGGTAAAAAATTTAAAAAAGATGTGGAAGATGTATTGGAAAAGTTAAGATCGGATATTCCAAGAACATTTGAATCAAGAGAATATGAAGATAGAAATAAAGCTATAACAATGGAATATGAGACCATGACTCAAGATGCTATAAATGAATTAAATGAATTTGCAAAATCAAGAGGATTTACATTTCAAATAACTCAAAGAGGTCTTGTAAGTATTCCTCTAAAGGAAGATAATACTCCTATGGCAGATGAAGAGTACAAACAATTATCTCAACTACAGCTAAATGATATAAGACAAAGTGCTTCTAAGTTAAACAATGATATAAGTGAGTATTTGAAAAAAATAAAAGAAATAGAAGAAGAGTTTAAAAATGAGATATCTAATTTGGACAGAAAAATTGGAGAGAGCATAATAAGCTTTTATATAAATATACTAATAGAAAATTACGGATATAATGAGAAAAAGCTAAACTTTCTACATGATATGAAAGATGATATGGTAGAGAATATAGAGAAGTTTAAGCCTAAAAAAGATACGGAACAAAATATATTTGGTTTTATGCAAAAAGATGACAGTAAGTTCTTTACAAGATACAAGGTTAATCTATTTATAGACAACAGTGAACAAAAGGGATGTAGAGTTATAAATGAGACTAATCCAACTTATTATAATTTAACTGGTATGATAGAGTATAAAAATGAAATAGGAGTTCTTACTACCAGTTTTATGGAATTAAAGGCTGGTGCCATTCACAAGGCAAATGGAGGTTTTTTGATATTAAATGTGAAGGATTTGTTCTCTCATCCATTTGCATGGGAAGCGCTTAAGAGAACTTTGAAAACTGGAAAGATAAACATAGAAACATTGAACAAGCAATATGGGTATATAGTTACATCAACATTAAAACCAGAACCTATAGATGTGGATATAAAGGTTATTTTGATAGGAGATAATCGTATTTACAATCTTTTATATGGATATGATGAAGATTTTGCAAAGCTTTTTAAAGTTATGGCAGATTTCGATGTTGAGGTAGATAGAAATGAAGAAAATATATATAAGGTAGCTAGATTTATTTCATCTCATTGTGAAAAAGAAGGTCTTAAGCATTTTGACAAAAAGGCTGTTCTCAAAATTATAGAGTATAGTTCCCGAATATGTGAAAATAAACAAAAGTTGACTGCTAGATTTAATCAAATAGTAGATATTCTTTATGAGGCAGAAAATTTGAGTGATGATGATTCAGAGTATGTTACAGAGAAGGATGTAAAAAAAGCAATAGAATCTAAAAAATATAGAAACAATAAGTATGAACAAAGACTTAATGAGATGTTTGAAGATGAAACACTTATTTTGGACGTAGAAGGTGAAAAGGTAGGTCAAATTAATGGTTTAGCTGTAATGGGTACAGGAGAGTATTCATTTGGTAAGCCATCTAGAATAACAGCATCTACTTATAGAGGAAAACGTGGAATAATAAATATAGAGAGAGAAATCAAGCATAGCGGAAGTATACATGATAAGGGAGTGCTTATATTAAGTGGATATTTAGGTGAAAAATACGGTAAAGAAAGACAGTTATCACTTAATACTTCTATAACGTTTGAACAAAACTACTCTGGTATAGATGGAGATAGTGCTTCAAGTACAGAATTATATGTAATAATATCTAGTATTGGATCTATTCCTGTTAAGCAAAATATAGCAGTTACAGGATCTGTCAGTCAAAAGGGAGAGATACAACCTATAGGAGGAGTAAATCAAAAAATTGAGGGATTCTTTGATGTTTGCAAAATAAAAGGGATTACAGGAAATCAAGGTGTTATGATTCCTATACAAAATGTTAAAAATCTTATGTTAAGTGATGAGGTAATACAGGCTGTTAAGGATGGAGATTTTCATATATATGCTGTATCAAATATATATGAAGGACTTGAAGTTCTTACAGGGCTTTGTGAAAGTGAAGTAGATGAAAGAGTAAATCTAGCTCTTGATGAGTTAATAGATGAAGAAGAAGAGGATAAGGATGAAAAGGATAATTAAATTTTAATTATCCTTTTTTCTGTTATTATGTAGTCGAGCTGTGCGTCGTGATCTTCTTTTGGTACTTCATCGAATATTTGAATTTCAAATGCTATTCCAATTGTTATACAGTCATCTCTTAGAGATTCTAAGAATCTATCGTAATATCCGCCCCCGTAACCGAGTCTATATCCATTAGTATCATATGCTACTGCTGGAACTATTACTATATCTATGTCTTTAGCATTTACTGGTCTTATAAATTCTGACTTGGGTTCTCTAATACCATAAGTACCTATAGAAACTTCTGTTTCAATATCCTTTAGTTGAGATAATAAGAGTTTTCTTTCGTCTACTATTGATATTGGAACTACAACTTTTTGATTTTTTGATAAAAGGTAATTTATTATAGTATCTGTTTGAACTTCATTGTTAAAATCAAGGTATGCCATTATTGTTTTAGCTTTTTTTATTGCATCTAGTTTTAATAAATTTTGAAATATTAATTGTGAGTTTGAATTTATTATGTCTGGATTTTGTTTTTTTCTTTCTGATATAACTTTTTTTCTAAATTCTTTTTTCAATAAAATCATCCCCTCTATATGATTATACCAAAAAAATCTATACTGGATTCTAGATATTTCAATAATTTGAAATATATGGATAAGGTTGATGGCATTTATACTTCACTTTCAACTATTTTAAGCAACGTAGGCCTTAGGGGACGTTGGCTATATGAGTCACTGCGTTAGCGAGTAGACGAATTTTTTTATACTAAGGGATTATAAAATTTTTGTTCTGTTGGTAATATTGCTGAAAGTACTGCGCTTACAACTATTTTTGAGCAACGGAGCCTGTAAGGATCGTTGGCGACATGAGTCACCGCGTTAGCGAGTAGACGAATTTTTTGTACATCTAAAGTTCTAAATTTGGCTTATTTCAACATCTGAATTGGAGTTTTATCTTATTTATTGATATAATAGAGAAGTTAAAGTCAAAATTTTGGATGGAGTTGGTGCAGGTGATAGAATTCAAAGACGTTAGTAAAAGTTATAAAAATGGTAAATTAGCACTTTTTAATATAAATTTGAAGATTGATAAAGGAGAATTTGTGTTTTTAGTAGGTTCATCTGGAGCAGGTAAATCTACTTTTATAAAGGCGCTTTTGAAGGAAGAGGATGTAACTAGTGGGACAATAAAGGTAAGTGGAAAAGATATATGTAAAATTCCAAAGAGAAAGATTCCTAAGTATAGAAGAAGCATAGGTATTGTTTTTCAGGATTTTAGATTGCTTCCGAATAAAACAGTTTATGAGAATGTGGCTTTTGCCATGGAGATAATAGGTCAAAGTAATAAAAATATAAGAAGAAGAGTTCCCTTTGTTTTAGGAATGGTAGGGCTTAGTGAAAAAGCAAAGTCATACCCTTCGGAATTATCAGGTGGAGAACAGCAAAGAGTTAGTATAGCAAGAGCTATAGTTAATAATCCTTCGATAATAATTGCAGATGAGCCAACTGGTAATTTAGATCCTCAAACTGCAAATGAAATAATGAATATTATAACTGATATCAATAGAAGAGGAACTACTATAATAATGGCAACTCATGCTAGTGATTTAGTTGACAGAATGAAAAAGAGAGTTATTGCTCTTAAAAAAGGTATAGTTATAAAGGATGAGGAAAGGGGAAGCTACGATTATGAATAGCATTATTTATAATATAAAAGAAGGATTGAAAGGAATACTTAGAAATCCTACTATGTCGATTGTATCTATAGGGTCTGTTTCAGCAGCTTTATTCGTACTTAGTATAATATTCAGTGTAGTAATAAATATAAACAACTTTACAACTATGGTTGAAGGGCAATTTGACAACGTACAAGTTTATTTAAAAGAGGATATGACATCACAACTTATATTTGATCTTGAAAAAAAACTAAATCAAATAGATGGAGTACAGAATGTAGAGTTTGAATCAAAACAGGATGCCTTAAATAAATTGAAAAAAAGATGGGGAGAGGATGCATATCTTTTAGAAGGAATAGACAATCCACTTGATAACTCATTTATAATAGAAGTTAGCAATATCGAAAATACAGAGCAAATAGCAAATCAGGTTAAAAAATTTTATGGTATACAAGAAGTTAAATATTATGACGACGTTGTAGAAAAAGTTATAAAGATATCTAATATAGTTAAGATATCTGGATTATTTATAATAGCAATCCTAGCTTTAGTATCGCTTTTTATAATTTCAAATACAATAAAGTTAGCATTACATGGAAGAAGAAAAGAGATAAACATAATGAAATATGTTGGAGCTACGGATTGGTTTATAAGATGGCCTTTTATAATAGAAGGAATGGTTTTAGGATTAATAGGAGCATTAATATCTCTTGCAATTACTTATTTTGGATATGACTATTTTTATTCGAAATTAGATCTACCGGCATACTCTATTTTTTCAGGATATATACTACCTGTGACAGGTATTATGAGTATTTTGATGAATATATCTATAGTAATGGGAATTGGAGTTGGGATAATAGGAAGTATTATTTCACTTAGAAGATACTTAAATGTCTAAAACTAGTGAGGTGGGATGTTAGAATGAATAAAAAAATAGCATGGATATGCATTATTATAATAACTATTACTTCATTTAATGTATTTGCTGCAACTAAAAGTGATGAGCAAAAGCTTAAAGATACTAAAAAAAGTAAACAAAATATAC is drawn from Tepidibacter hydrothermalis and contains these coding sequences:
- a CDS encoding ABC transporter permease is translated as MDFTPIGVLRENGNLEKKKFSFKNLRFKGDIFISPLVLFIIVSLCMLAPLITSIDPTNMELSKVFTSPYRGHIFGTDHLGRDIFSRVLYGGRISIIIGVLSMVISTVIGATYGSISGYCGGTIDDIMMRFIDIMISIPSLLIMTLIQAILQSNNISSIIFVISITSWMNIAKIVRGEVLELKQREFVLASKIMGADFIYIMKKHLIPNYMTSIIYMSAINSANAIMAETTLSFLGLGLPIDVPSWGSMLMDARESILLNKWWVALFPGVFMISTIFCITNIGEYIRVKNNRRFNNI
- a CDS encoding YcaO-like family protein, yielding MSSLKDRKYKDELPLNTVNKIRKILSDLGIVTIETDWKNSAKGFCSVRVEIANTSIATNGKGTSHEYALASAYAELMERIQNQTFFRLNDTLTENAMSYKDFYYAPDEEYLSVDDLIKRNDDWFSYQINNLNSKTDTYDLLNKWSKTSYEHTPLDFVSIPYKNLNTNKLSYIPVNMVSKIYMSNGMCAGNTFEEALIQGISEILERHVNQVIINEKITPPDIPRTYIQNFPRLDSMINQIESKGNYKVIVKDCSLNENYPVVAVIFINKDNQNYFIKFGSHPVFEISLERTLTELLQGQDINNMMGLKDYSYKNNLSDEHQNLLGILINGSGYYPREFFGSKSDYDFNEFEDTSTLDNKEILNHIVKLLNDKNFNIFVRDCSFLDFPSYHVIVPGLSEVDKFDDLDSLDNHINYIQIKKLINNLNNLSNEDISNLIDLINEAGYNPNMSVTQILNLDNDHNTPWYYSNIELFLSALNYNHKNFGKSYNHFNKYLKSLNPKYYNKNIINHYKCVRDYISMRDDNMDDENIEKNLNLFYNTNSVNSVMSEFKHPENILNVEYIDEYKHRYKKTYTNTNDIIYKSLKDKYILSNINQKSLSLD
- a CDS encoding YlbF family regulator; translated protein: MNNKTKELVEFICDTDEFMNLKNAKRNIDKNKNLKKQVDDFKKRQLKMQKSKLSKEQLNSEMMRLNNDFKALHEIPQVTEFFQSTKEFNNMMFNLFKEINILLDSKLNSKK
- a CDS encoding Lon protease family protein → MKTIDKFKIDIKDLKNEYDINKLDFDTTEDISPLKGIIGQNRAVCAMDFGLNIKRRGYNVYVAGMSGTGRTSYTMSMIEKLARYKRDNFDYVYVYNYKSPNEPISLKFRTGNGKKFKKDVEDVLEKLRSDIPRTFESREYEDRNKAITMEYETMTQDAINELNEFAKSRGFTFQITQRGLVSIPLKEDNTPMADEEYKQLSQLQLNDIRQSASKLNNDISEYLKKIKEIEEEFKNEISNLDRKIGESIISFYINILIENYGYNEKKLNFLHDMKDDMVENIEKFKPKKDTEQNIFGFMQKDDSKFFTRYKVNLFIDNSEQKGCRVINETNPTYYNLTGMIEYKNEIGVLTTSFMELKAGAIHKANGGFLILNVKDLFSHPFAWEALKRTLKTGKINIETLNKQYGYIVTSTLKPEPIDVDIKVILIGDNRIYNLLYGYDEDFAKLFKVMADFDVEVDRNEENIYKVARFISSHCEKEGLKHFDKKAVLKIIEYSSRICENKQKLTARFNQIVDILYEAENLSDDDSEYVTEKDVKKAIESKKYRNNKYEQRLNEMFEDETLILDVEGEKVGQINGLAVMGTGEYSFGKPSRITASTYRGKRGIINIEREIKHSGSIHDKGVLILSGYLGEKYGKERQLSLNTSITFEQNYSGIDGDSASSTELYVIISSIGSIPVKQNIAVTGSVSQKGEIQPIGGVNQKIEGFFDVCKIKGITGNQGVMIPIQNVKNLMLSDEVIQAVKDGDFHIYAVSNIYEGLEVLTGLCESEVDERVNLALDELIDEEEEDKDEKDN
- a CDS encoding 5-formyltetrahydrofolate cyclo-ligase encodes the protein MKKEFRKKVISERKKQNPDIINSNSQLIFQNLLKLDAIKKAKTIMAYLDFNNEVQTDTIINYLLSKNQKVVVPISIVDERKLLLSQLKDIETEVSIGTYGIREPKSEFIRPVNAKDIDIVIVPAVAYDTNGYRLGYGGGYYDRFLESLRDDCITIGIAFEIQIFDEVPKEDHDAQLDYIITEKRIIKI
- the ftsE gene encoding cell division ATP-binding protein FtsE; its protein translation is MIEFKDVSKSYKNGKLALFNINLKIDKGEFVFLVGSSGAGKSTFIKALLKEEDVTSGTIKVSGKDICKIPKRKIPKYRRSIGIVFQDFRLLPNKTVYENVAFAMEIIGQSNKNIRRRVPFVLGMVGLSEKAKSYPSELSGGEQQRVSIARAIVNNPSIIIADEPTGNLDPQTANEIMNIITDINRRGTTIIMATHASDLVDRMKKRVIALKKGIVIKDEERGSYDYE
- the ftsX gene encoding permease-like cell division protein FtsX; the protein is MNSIIYNIKEGLKGILRNPTMSIVSIGSVSAALFVLSIIFSVVININNFTTMVEGQFDNVQVYLKEDMTSQLIFDLEKKLNQIDGVQNVEFESKQDALNKLKKRWGEDAYLLEGIDNPLDNSFIIEVSNIENTEQIANQVKKFYGIQEVKYYDDVVEKVIKISNIVKISGLFIIAILALVSLFIISNTIKLALHGRRKEINIMKYVGATDWFIRWPFIIEGMVLGLIGALISLAITYFGYDYFYSKLDLPAYSIFSGYILPVTGIMSILMNISIVMGIGVGIIGSIISLRRYLNV